In one window of Roseovarius nanhaiticus DNA:
- a CDS encoding ABC transporter ATP-binding protein, whose protein sequence is MSQDTAKPLLSVRGLTLDIPLSSGMLHAVRGIDFDLHRGETLCIVGESGSGKSLTSLAIMGLLDKNIRRSAERMDFDGTELTTASRRKMRSLRGDRIAMIFQEPMTSLNPAYTIGDQLIEALQLHRNVSRDTARNRAIDLLEKVGITAAASRLGQYPHQLSGGLRQRVVIAMALMCEPELIIADEPTTALDVTIQAQILRLLVDLTKEMNVAMILITHDLGVVARVADHVGVMYAGELVETGPASDVFGRPLHPYTRGLLHCIPQPGKTERGAELGTIPGIVPSLVGDVQGCAFRTRCPHAVDACRDAIPERGEAPHQFLCVHPDGARAAEGEPA, encoded by the coding sequence ATGAGCCAAGACACTGCAAAACCGCTCCTGTCGGTGCGGGGCCTGACACTCGACATTCCGCTGTCCAGCGGGATGCTGCACGCCGTGCGCGGCATCGACTTCGATCTGCACCGAGGCGAGACGCTCTGCATCGTCGGCGAGAGCGGGTCGGGCAAGTCGCTCACCTCGCTCGCGATCATGGGTCTGCTGGACAAGAATATCCGCCGCTCGGCAGAGCGCATGGATTTCGACGGGACAGAGCTGACCACCGCCTCGCGGCGCAAGATGCGCAGCCTGCGCGGCGACCGGATCGCGATGATCTTTCAGGAGCCGATGACATCGCTCAACCCGGCCTACACGATCGGCGACCAGCTGATCGAGGCGCTGCAACTGCACCGCAATGTCAGCCGCGACACTGCGCGCAATCGGGCGATCGACCTGCTGGAGAAGGTCGGCATCACCGCCGCCGCCAGCCGCCTTGGCCAGTATCCGCACCAGCTTTCGGGTGGTTTGCGCCAGCGCGTGGTGATCGCCATGGCCCTCATGTGCGAGCCGGAACTGATCATCGCGGACGAGCCGACAACAGCGCTCGACGTGACCATTCAGGCGCAGATCCTCCGCCTTCTGGTGGATCTGACCAAGGAGATGAACGTCGCGATGATCCTGATCACGCATGATCTGGGTGTCGTGGCCCGCGTCGCCGATCATGTCGGCGTCATGTATGCGGGCGAGCTGGTCGAGACCGGGCCGGCGAGTGACGTGTTCGGCAGGCCGCTGCACCCCTATACGCGCGGGCTGCTGCATTGCATCCCGCAGCCCGGCAAGACCGAGCGCGGTGCCGAGCTGGGCACCATTCCCGGTATCGTGCCGTCGTTGGTGGGCGACGTACAGGGCTGCGCGTTTCGCACCCGCTGCCCCCACGCGGTGGATGCCTGTCGCGACGCGATCCCCGAGCGGGGCGAGGCGCCCCATCAATTTCTGTGCGTGCATCCCGATGGTGCCCGCGCCGCCGAAGGAGAGCCCGCATGA
- a CDS encoding IclR family transcriptional regulator, protein MTKPKQNTLFVGSLAKGLRILRAFDETRTEMSLGALADATGLDKSAVQRLANTLHIEGMLDKDPVTRRYRPSHAWLRLAYAYYWSDPLVARAMPKLIDLSQRLGETVNLAELSGEHIIYAARLPCTRTIFAASVPGRQVPALITSAGQTILATYPEDMRAAAIRDWHIAPHTPQTTLDRAVIADQVEAARRAGYAITHSQMIHGEVGIACAIRGPDGRAWAAVHCSVSAHHWDDTRIRAEILPWLQDTANAISPQMRG, encoded by the coding sequence ATGACCAAACCCAAGCAAAACACGCTGTTCGTCGGATCATTGGCCAAAGGTCTGCGCATCCTGCGCGCCTTCGATGAGACACGAACCGAAATGTCGCTGGGCGCTCTGGCCGATGCGACTGGCCTCGACAAAAGCGCCGTTCAGCGCCTTGCCAATACGTTGCACATCGAAGGAATGCTGGACAAGGATCCCGTCACGCGCCGCTATCGGCCCAGCCACGCATGGCTGCGCCTCGCTTATGCCTACTATTGGTCCGACCCTCTGGTCGCCCGCGCCATGCCCAAGCTGATAGATCTGTCGCAGCGCCTGGGCGAGACGGTCAACCTGGCCGAGCTGTCGGGTGAGCACATCATTTACGCCGCCCGCCTGCCTTGCACGCGCACGATCTTTGCCGCCTCTGTACCGGGGCGGCAGGTGCCCGCCCTTATCACTTCTGCGGGTCAGACAATCCTTGCGACATACCCCGAAGACATGCGGGCCGCCGCAATCCGCGATTGGCATATCGCGCCGCATACGCCCCAGACGACGCTGGACCGCGCCGTCATCGCGGATCAGGTCGAGGCCGCACGCCGGGCGGGATACGCCATTACCCACAGCCAGATGATCCATGGCGAGGTCGGTATCGCCTGCGCGATCCGCGGCCCGGACGGGCGCGCTTGGGCGGCGGTGCACTGCTCGGTCTCGGCGCATCATTGGGACGATACGCGCATTCGCGCTGAAATCCTGCCGTGGCTGCAGGATACGGCCAATGCCATATCGCCGCAGATGCGCGGTTAG
- a CDS encoding M20 family metallopeptidase, whose amino-acid sequence MSRETAIDTITAYFDKGVFQSELADLVSYRTESQKEGTGPELRRYLAEAMEPRLAKMGFVCEIIDNPDPRGGPLLIGERREGDDLPTVLTYGHGDVIRAQERMWREGLAPFDLVEEGDRLYGRGTADNKGQHLINIAALEAVLDARGSLGFNTRIVLEMSEEVGSSGLAEVFHSHKDRLTADVLIASDGPRLQPEVPTVFMGSRGGVTFDLTLTLREGAHHSGNWGGLLADPAMIMAHALATICDRRGQIQIPEWRPDSLTDDVRAALDGLPVTGGEGPEVNEDWGEESLTPAERVYGWNSFAVLAMTSGVPEAPVNAISASARATCQLRYVVGTDPEDIIPALRRHLDKHGYEQIEIVPHDRGFFAATRLDPGHPWVQFVTGSIEKTAGKAPHILPNLAGSLPNDSFADILGLPTVWVPHSYRGCSQHAPDEHVLKSLSRDALRVMAGVFWDVGAGGTPAS is encoded by the coding sequence ATGAGCCGCGAGACCGCCATCGACACCATTACGGCCTATTTCGACAAGGGCGTTTTCCAATCCGAGCTGGCCGACCTGGTCAGCTACCGCACCGAAAGCCAGAAGGAAGGCACCGGTCCCGAGCTGCGCCGCTATCTTGCCGAGGCGATGGAGCCGCGGCTGGCCAAGATGGGCTTCGTTTGCGAGATCATCGACAATCCCGACCCGCGCGGCGGCCCGCTGCTGATCGGCGAGCGGCGCGAGGGCGACGATCTGCCGACCGTGCTGACCTACGGCCATGGCGACGTGATCCGCGCGCAGGAGCGCATGTGGCGCGAGGGGCTGGCGCCTTTCGATCTGGTCGAGGAGGGCGACCGCCTCTACGGGCGCGGCACGGCCGACAACAAAGGCCAGCATCTGATCAACATCGCCGCTTTGGAAGCGGTTCTGGACGCGCGCGGCAGCCTCGGCTTCAACACCCGCATCGTGCTGGAGATGAGCGAGGAAGTCGGCTCGAGCGGGCTGGCCGAGGTCTTCCATAGCCACAAGGACCGGCTGACCGCCGACGTGCTGATCGCCTCGGACGGCCCGCGTCTTCAGCCCGAAGTGCCCACGGTTTTCATGGGCTCGCGCGGGGGCGTGACGTTTGATCTGACACTGACCTTGCGCGAAGGTGCGCATCATTCGGGCAACTGGGGCGGGCTTCTGGCCGACCCGGCGATGATCATGGCACATGCGCTGGCCACCATATGCGACCGGCGGGGACAGATCCAGATTCCCGAATGGCGTCCCGACAGCCTGACCGATGACGTGCGCGCGGCGCTGGACGGCCTGCCGGTCACCGGAGGCGAGGGCCCCGAGGTGAACGAGGATTGGGGCGAGGAAAGCCTGACCCCCGCCGAGCGGGTCTACGGCTGGAACAGCTTTGCGGTGCTCGCCATGACCAGCGGCGTGCCCGAAGCGCCGGTCAACGCCATTTCCGCATCGGCCCGCGCCACCTGCCAGCTGCGCTATGTCGTCGGCACCGATCCCGAGGACATCATCCCCGCGCTGCGCCGCCATCTCGACAAGCACGGATATGAGCAGATCGAGATCGTCCCGCATGATCGCGGTTTTTTCGCCGCGACGCGGCTGGATCCGGGGCATCCCTGGGTGCAGTTCGTCACCGGCTCGATCGAGAAGACAGCCGGGAAGGCGCCCCATATCCTGCCCAACCTGGCCGGATCGCTGCCGAATGACAGCTTTGCTGATATCCTGGGCCTGCCTACTGTCTGGGTGCCGCATTCCTATCGCGGCTGCTCGCAGCATGCGCCGGATGAGCATGTGCTGAAATCGCTGAGCCGTGATGCGCTGCGGGTCATGGCGGGCGTCTTCTGGGATGTGGGCGCGGGTGGCACGCCAGCAAGCTAA
- a CDS encoding ABC transporter permease yields MLPFILKRLGLAILVAFTVSFISFSLLFLSGDPAAALAGETASGEDIEALRRLYGFDRPMLVQYAEWLWNALRGDFGESYYFKLPVASLIGDRLSVTMTLGVCGITFALVTAVPLGVAAAIRPNSIIDRVALFLSVAGQAMPSFWFGLILIVLFGITLGWLPPSGASSWRHFIMPTIVLGYYAMPAIMRLTRAGMLEVLNSDYIRTARAKGAGEWRVLFKHALRNAIIPVVSLAAVQMGFMLGGSIVVESVFALHGAGYLAWESIARNDLPTVQALILIFSMFYIIFTFLADVLNAWLDPRMRSS; encoded by the coding sequence ATGCTGCCATTCATACTCAAGAGGCTTGGCCTTGCCATCCTCGTGGCCTTCACGGTCAGCTTCATCAGTTTTTCGCTGCTTTTCCTGTCGGGCGATCCGGCTGCGGCCCTTGCCGGCGAGACGGCAAGTGGCGAGGATATCGAGGCACTGCGCCGCCTTTACGGCTTTGACCGGCCCATGCTGGTGCAATACGCGGAATGGCTTTGGAACGCGCTGCGCGGCGATTTCGGCGAGAGTTACTATTTCAAACTTCCCGTCGCCTCGCTGATCGGGGACCGGCTGTCGGTGACGATGACGCTCGGCGTCTGCGGCATTACATTTGCCCTCGTGACCGCCGTGCCGCTGGGCGTGGCCGCCGCGATCCGCCCCAATTCGATCATCGACCGTGTCGCGCTGTTCCTATCGGTCGCAGGTCAGGCGATGCCCAGTTTCTGGTTTGGCCTGATCCTGATCGTGCTCTTTGGTATCACGCTGGGCTGGCTGCCGCCCTCGGGCGCGTCCAGCTGGCGGCATTTCATCATGCCCACCATCGTGCTGGGCTATTACGCCATGCCGGCGATCATGCGCCTGACGCGGGCCGGTATGCTGGAGGTTCTGAATTCTGACTATATCCGCACCGCGCGCGCCAAGGGCGCGGGGGAATGGCGCGTCCTGTTCAAGCATGCCCTGCGCAACGCGATCATACCGGTCGTCAGCCTTGCCGCGGTTCAGATGGGCTTCATGCTGGGCGGCTCGATCGTGGTCGAGTCGGTCTTTGCGCTGCATGGCGCGGGCTATCTGGCGTGGGAGAGCATCGCGCGCAATGATCTGCCGACGGTGCAGGCGCTGATCCTGATCTTCTCGATGTTCTACATCATCTTCACCTTCTTGGCGGACGTGCTGAACGCATGGCTCGACCCCCGCATGAGGAGCTCGTAA
- a CDS encoding ABC transporter substrate-binding protein: MVLAVGAGGVALADKASGTLNVAFTKELENVDSFFNSSREGVVMQRAVWDGLIYRDPETNEYKGNLATSWEWIDDKTLEFKLREGVKFHDGSDFTADDVVATVNFVAKEESGVKTQRNVNWMESAEKIDDYTVRITTKDVFPAAIEFLSGPVSMYPSDYYEEVGPSGMGLKPVGTGPYKVVSVEPGQHFVLEKYEDYHDSPKGQPSIEKIDIRTIPDVNTQLAELFSGSLDLIWQVPADQAEKMASMDDRFTVSNESTMRVGYLSMDAAGRSSMDPNPFTDVKVRQAVNHAIDRQALVDNLLKGKSKVVSTACFPSQFGCAQDVTSYEYDPEKARALLAEAGYPDGFTTDFYAYRDREYAEAVSSYLNAAGIQTNFKLLQYSALRELNMKGEVPLAFLTWGSYSINDASAMVSQFFKHGSLDDAQDDQVLEYLTVADSSTDPEERKEFYRKALQRIADQAYWAPMFSYNTNYVMTKEVAYTPTADEVLRFTDMTWN; the protein is encoded by the coding sequence ATGGTGCTGGCAGTGGGCGCCGGCGGCGTTGCACTCGCCGACAAGGCCAGCGGCACGCTGAATGTCGCCTTCACCAAAGAGCTCGAGAACGTCGACAGCTTCTTCAACTCGTCGCGCGAAGGCGTTGTGATGCAGCGCGCTGTCTGGGACGGGCTAATCTACCGCGACCCCGAGACGAACGAGTACAAGGGCAACCTTGCGACGAGCTGGGAGTGGATCGACGACAAGACGCTGGAATTCAAGCTGCGCGAGGGCGTAAAATTCCATGATGGCTCGGATTTCACTGCCGATGACGTGGTCGCCACCGTCAATTTCGTCGCCAAGGAAGAAAGCGGCGTCAAGACGCAGCGCAATGTGAACTGGATGGAGAGCGCCGAGAAGATCGACGACTATACCGTGCGCATCACCACCAAGGACGTGTTCCCGGCGGCGATCGAATTCCTGTCCGGCCCCGTGTCGATGTACCCGTCCGACTATTACGAAGAGGTCGGCCCCTCGGGCATGGGCCTCAAGCCCGTCGGCACCGGACCTTACAAGGTCGTCTCGGTCGAGCCGGGCCAGCATTTCGTGCTGGAGAAATACGAAGACTATCACGACAGCCCCAAGGGCCAGCCTTCGATTGAGAAAATCGACATTCGCACGATTCCCGACGTCAACACGCAGCTGGCCGAGCTTTTCTCGGGCTCGCTTGATCTGATCTGGCAGGTGCCGGCGGATCAGGCCGAGAAGATGGCCTCGATGGATGATCGCTTTACCGTGTCGAACGAGTCGACCATGCGCGTCGGCTATCTGTCGATGGACGCCGCGGGTCGGTCCAGCATGGACCCCAACCCCTTCACCGACGTCAAGGTGCGCCAAGCCGTCAACCACGCCATCGACCGTCAGGCACTTGTCGACAACCTGCTCAAGGGCAAATCCAAGGTGGTCTCGACCGCATGCTTCCCCAGCCAGTTTGGCTGCGCGCAGGACGTGACCAGCTATGAGTACGACCCCGAGAAGGCGCGCGCTCTGTTGGCTGAGGCGGGTTATCCCGATGGCTTCACGACGGATTTCTACGCGTATCGCGACCGTGAATATGCCGAGGCGGTCAGCAGCTATCTGAACGCCGCTGGTATTCAGACCAACTTCAAACTGCTGCAGTATTCGGCCCTGCGCGAGCTGAACATGAAGGGCGAAGTGCCGCTGGCCTTCCTGACCTGGGGCAGCTACTCGATCAACGACGCCTCGGCGATGGTCAGCCAGTTCTTCAAGCATGGCAGCCTCGACGATGCCCAGGACGATCAGGTGCTGGAGTATCTGACTGTCGCCGACAGCTCGACCGACCCGGAAGAGCGCAAGGAGTTCTACCGCAAGGCGCTGCAGCGTATCGCGGATCAGGCCTACTGGGCGCCGATGTTCAGCTACAACACCAACTACGTCATGACCAAAGAGGTGGCCTATACCCCGACGGCGGATGAGGTGCTGCGCTTTACGGACATGACCTGGAACTGA
- a CDS encoding gamma-glutamyltransferase: protein MASSLSRTAHTRKHVVETKGGVVASQHRLAAEAGAEVLRAGGDAVDAAIATSFVVGVLEPWMSGPAGGGAMMLWRAGEEKAVAVNHGMRSPKGLRVEDYPLSGRGVAGDLFPWEHVTGDVNVQGAKAIAVPGVVDGLGQVHEAYGRMPWSDLLAPAIAHARQGMLVDWYAALVIASTTRALAEDADAAALFLEDGQWPTISGWTALAEKRLDQASMAASLDIIARDGARALYDGDLGAALAKDVQDKGGYLSHDDLRSYRASMQKPLSISYRDARFHLVDGLTAGPTFAHAMGDLEGRDLSAKPDAFAAYAEALNGAYAARLGTMGDTGESPEAPGCTTHFSVVDREGNMVSQTQTLLSIFGSRVVSPSTGFLMNNGIMWFDPVQGRPNSLGPDKRCLMNVCPVLGEQGDRRFAFGASGGRKIVSAMTQMASFVTDFGMDIEEAFHHPRIDVSGGPKVVADEAHGNDVLARLREGNDVALAPRTVFPFAFACPAGVMRKGDTNTGCTEIMSPWGDAALEEED from the coding sequence ATGGCCTCGTCTTTGTCGCGCACCGCGCACACCCGCAAGCACGTTGTCGAGACCAAAGGCGGCGTCGTCGCGTCCCAGCACCGCCTCGCCGCCGAGGCGGGGGCCGAGGTGCTGCGCGCGGGCGGTGATGCGGTGGATGCTGCCATCGCCACGTCTTTTGTCGTCGGCGTGCTTGAACCATGGATGAGCGGCCCCGCGGGCGGCGGCGCCATGATGCTGTGGCGTGCGGGCGAGGAGAAGGCCGTGGCGGTCAATCACGGCATGCGCTCGCCCAAGGGCCTGCGTGTCGAGGATTATCCGCTGTCGGGCCGGGGCGTTGCCGGAGATCTTTTCCCGTGGGAGCATGTGACCGGCGACGTCAACGTGCAGGGCGCCAAGGCGATTGCCGTGCCGGGCGTCGTCGACGGGCTGGGGCAGGTGCATGAGGCCTATGGCCGGATGCCTTGGTCCGATCTATTGGCCCCCGCGATTGCCCACGCCCGGCAGGGCATGCTGGTCGATTGGTACGCTGCGCTGGTCATCGCCTCGACAACCCGTGCGCTGGCCGAAGATGCGGATGCGGCGGCCCTCTTTCTGGAAGACGGGCAATGGCCGACTATTTCGGGCTGGACTGCGCTGGCCGAGAAACGTTTGGACCAAGCCAGCATGGCCGCAAGCCTCGATATCATCGCACGAGACGGCGCGCGCGCGCTCTATGACGGCGATCTGGGCGCGGCGCTGGCGAAGGACGTGCAGGACAAGGGCGGGTACCTCAGCCATGATGATCTGCGCAGCTACCGCGCCTCGATGCAGAAACCGCTCAGCATCTCCTACCGGGATGCCCGCTTTCACCTCGTGGACGGGCTGACCGCCGGGCCGACCTTTGCCCATGCGATGGGTGATCTGGAGGGCCGCGATCTGAGCGCCAAGCCCGATGCGTTCGCCGCCTATGCCGAGGCGCTGAATGGCGCATATGCCGCGCGCCTGGGCACGATGGGCGACACTGGCGAGAGCCCCGAGGCCCCCGGCTGTACGACGCATTTTTCGGTCGTCGACCGGGAGGGCAACATGGTCAGCCAGACGCAGACGCTGCTCTCGATCTTCGGCAGCCGGGTCGTCTCGCCTTCGACCGGTTTTTTGATGAACAACGGCATCATGTGGTTTGACCCGGTGCAGGGCCGGCCCAATTCGCTTGGCCCGGACAAGCGGTGCTTGATGAATGTCTGCCCCGTATTGGGCGAGCAGGGTGACCGCCGCTTTGCCTTCGGCGCCTCCGGTGGCCGCAAGATCGTTTCGGCCATGACCCAAATGGCCTCTTTCGTGACCGATTTCGGCATGGATATCGAAGAGGCGTTTCACCATCCGCGCATCGACGTGTCGGGCGGGCCGAAAGTGGTCGCAGACGAGGCGCACGGCAATGACGTCCTCGCCCGCCTGCGCGAGGGCAACGATGTCGCGCTCGCCCCGCGCACCGTCTTTCCCTTTGCCTTCGCCTGCCCGGCGGGCGTGATGCGCAAGGGCGATACCAACACCGGATGCACCGAGATCATGTCGCCCTGGGGCGATGCCGCGCTGGAAGAAGAGGACTGA
- a CDS encoding ABC transporter permease — MAVHKTVDPLLEEISGPTPRQILRKRVTGHTGLLFGLGVVFLLVLVAILAPVLAPHDPYAQELTKRMIKPVFMGGTWEHPLGTDHLGRDYLSRLIYGARVSLLIGAVAALISGVIGTAMGVAAGYFGGKVDAVVTFLINVRLAMPVVLVALAVVAILGGSLQVVIGVLGLLLWDRFAVVMRASTLQVRRREYVHAAQAIGASTTRVVLSEIMPNIVNNLIVIVTLEMAHAILLEAALSFLGLGVQPPTPSWGLMVSEGKNMMLFEPWLVLIPGVVLFVLVLAINLMGDGLRDVTAPENRS, encoded by the coding sequence ATGGCCGTTCACAAGACAGTCGATCCTCTGCTGGAGGAAATCAGCGGCCCGACCCCGCGCCAGATTCTGCGCAAGCGGGTGACGGGGCATACCGGCCTTCTCTTTGGTCTGGGCGTTGTTTTCCTTCTGGTTCTGGTGGCGATCCTCGCCCCCGTTCTGGCCCCGCACGATCCCTATGCCCAAGAACTGACCAAGCGGATGATCAAGCCCGTCTTCATGGGCGGCACGTGGGAGCATCCGCTGGGCACCGACCATCTGGGCCGCGATTACCTGTCGCGCCTCATCTACGGTGCGCGTGTGTCGCTGTTGATTGGCGCGGTGGCCGCGCTGATTTCGGGCGTGATCGGCACCGCGATGGGCGTCGCCGCGGGGTATTTCGGCGGCAAGGTGGATGCGGTCGTGACCTTTCTGATCAACGTGCGCCTCGCCATGCCTGTTGTGCTCGTGGCGCTGGCGGTCGTCGCTATCCTGGGCGGCTCACTTCAGGTGGTGATCGGCGTGCTGGGCCTGTTGCTATGGGATCGCTTTGCAGTTGTCATGCGCGCCTCTACGCTTCAGGTGCGGCGGCGCGAATACGTGCATGCAGCACAGGCAATCGGCGCCTCGACCACCCGTGTCGTGCTGTCCGAGATCATGCCGAACATCGTCAACAACCTGATCGTGATCGTCACGCTGGAGATGGCCCACGCGATCCTTCTGGAGGCCGCGCTGTCGTTCCTGGGCCTCGGCGTGCAGCCGCCCACGCCCAGCTGGGGCCTCATGGTCTCCGAGGGCAAGAACATGATGCTGTTCGAGCCGTGGCTGGTGCTGATCCCCGGCGTTGTCCTCTTCGTGCTGGTACTGGCGATCAACCTCATGGGCGACGGTCTGCGAGACGTCACCGCCCCCGAAAACCGGAGCTGA
- a CDS encoding ABC transporter ATP-binding protein — MSAPVLELKNVAKTYRVKQGLFGKAKPLTAVNDVSLTLGRGEVLGLVGESGCGKSTLAKILLGLEAPTSGKVLVDGEEIGGQNRLALARRIQPIFQDPYSSLNPRKTIADIVSLPLRVHGIGDAASRAKSVRETLELVGLPARVLNTYPSQMSGGQRQRVAIARALIMRPEIVICDEPTSALDVSVQSQILNLLNDLREEFGLTYLFISHDLAVVEHLATRVAVMYLGRIVEEAPVGGLFDAPRHPYARALLNSVLTPDPSLGVPDTQLGAAYPNPIAPPSGCHFHPRCPFAEDECKAKAPRAVERDGGLVECHLHDPDSKMYRPDFTV; from the coding sequence ATGAGCGCGCCCGTATTGGAGCTGAAAAACGTTGCCAAGACCTACCGCGTCAAGCAGGGTCTTTTCGGCAAGGCCAAGCCTCTGACGGCCGTTAATGATGTGTCGCTGACGCTGGGCCGCGGCGAGGTACTGGGCCTTGTCGGCGAGAGCGGTTGCGGCAAGTCCACGCTGGCCAAGATTCTGCTGGGCCTTGAGGCGCCGACATCGGGCAAGGTTCTGGTCGATGGCGAGGAGATTGGCGGTCAGAACCGCCTCGCCCTCGCCCGGCGTATTCAGCCGATCTTTCAGGATCCCTATTCGTCGCTCAACCCGCGCAAGACCATCGCGGACATCGTGTCGCTGCCCTTGCGCGTGCATGGCATCGGCGATGCCGCCAGCCGCGCCAAATCCGTGCGCGAGACGCTGGAACTGGTCGGTCTGCCCGCGCGCGTCCTGAACACCTATCCCAGTCAGATGTCCGGCGGTCAGCGCCAGCGCGTCGCCATTGCCCGCGCTCTGATCATGCGCCCCGAGATCGTCATCTGCGACGAGCCGACCTCGGCGCTCGATGTGTCGGTGCAAAGCCAGATCTTGAACCTTCTGAATGATCTGCGCGAAGAGTTTGGCCTGACCTATCTTTTCATCAGCCACGATCTTGCGGTGGTCGAACACCTCGCCACGCGCGTCGCCGTGATGTATCTGGGCCGTATCGTCGAGGAGGCGCCAGTGGGCGGGCTTTTCGATGCGCCGCGCCATCCCTATGCGCGTGCGCTGCTCAACTCTGTGTTGACGCCCGACCCAAGCCTGGGCGTGCCCGACACACAGCTGGGTGCGGCCTATCCCAACCCGATCGCGCCGCCCTCCGGATGCCATTTCCACCCGCGCTGCCCCTTTGCCGAGGATGAGTGCAAGGCCAAGGCGCCGCGCGCCGTAGAGCGTGATGGCGGTCTGGTCGAGTGTCATCTGCACGACCCGGATAGCAAGATGTATCGCCCTGATTTCACTGTCTAA
- a CDS encoding KpsF/GutQ family sugar-phosphate isomerase, which yields MHSQPMTDPTPEDSANSIAAAQKVLGIEADALRYLAENLPADFAAAVETVLACKGRVIVSGIGKSGHIGRKIAATLASTGTPAYFVHATEASHGDLGMIGSDDACLLISNSGETAELRDIVYHTQRFSIPMIGISSKADSTLMKAADHRLTLPACPEACPIGLAPTTSTTLTLALGDALAVALMERRGFAPKDFGVYHPGGKLGAQMRSVADLMHSGDALPALDENAPMADVLLAMTSKGFGVCVLTRDGIISGIITDGDLRRNMDGLMERRALDVATKQPITVAPDCSAPEALAILNGRKRTVLIVAEEGNRLVGVLHLHDLLRAGVV from the coding sequence ATGCATTCGCAGCCGATGACCGATCCCACGCCCGAGGACAGCGCCAACAGCATCGCGGCGGCGCAAAAGGTGCTGGGGATCGAGGCGGACGCGCTTCGCTACCTGGCCGAAAACCTGCCCGCAGATTTTGCGGCGGCGGTCGAGACGGTGCTGGCCTGCAAGGGCCGCGTCATCGTGTCGGGCATCGGCAAGTCGGGCCATATCGGGCGCAAGATCGCGGCGACGCTGGCTTCCACCGGGACGCCAGCCTATTTCGTTCACGCGACCGAGGCGAGCCACGGCGATCTTGGCATGATCGGCTCGGATGACGCCTGCCTTCTGATCTCGAACTCGGGCGAGACGGCCGAGCTGCGCGATATCGTCTATCACACGCAGCGGTTTTCAATTCCGATGATCGGCATCTCGTCCAAGGCGGATAGCACCTTGATGAAAGCGGCAGATCACCGCCTGACCTTGCCGGCCTGTCCCGAGGCCTGCCCCATCGGCCTTGCGCCGACAACCTCGACCACGCTGACGCTGGCGCTGGGCGACGCGCTGGCCGTGGCGCTGATGGAGCGGCGCGGCTTTGCCCCGAAGGATTTCGGGGTCTATCACCCGGGCGGCAAGCTGGGCGCGCAGATGCGCAGCGTGGCTGATCTGATGCATTCTGGTGATGCGCTGCCGGCGCTGGACGAAAACGCACCGATGGCGGACGTGCTGCTGGCGATGACGTCCAAGGGGTTCGGCGTCTGCGTCCTGACGCGGGACGGCATCATCAGTGGCATCATCACTGACGGCGATCTGCGCCGCAATATGGATGGGTTGATGGAGCGCCGCGCCCTTGACGTCGCCACCAAGCAGCCGATCACGGTCGCGCCCGATTGCTCGGCGCCCGAGGCGCTGGCGATTTTGAATGGACGCAAGCGGACGGTGCTCATCGTGGCGGAAGAAGGCAATCGCCTCGTTGGCGTCCTGCACCTTCACGATCTGTTGCGCGCGGGCGTCGTCTAA